A DNA window from Deltaproteobacteria bacterium contains the following coding sequences:
- the tilS gene encoding tRNA lysidine(34) synthetase TilS, producing the protein MMIEVEKSPDFFGFEKGLPVACLVSGGIDSMVLLELLARKQKEVAKDAVPFFPLTVIHFNHHLRGAESDRDEQFVQAEAAKRGLPVIVRHLPVKKGSGIQNRAREMRLKAVKSISAETATRCFFLAHQADDQAETVVMRYLRGAGLRGLKGMERESRIEGGILLVRPLLFTPRKAIEAFARREGVSFVTDSSNKKNRYWRNRIRHQLIPELKKGYPELLETVSDNCQRSQEQFRLAASEAEAFLKTYIAPALSVAPALPGRGGLPRGGLPVGRYLNLSPEARFLVLEKKLREAGFGKEVQKHHIEEIEALLMKGKGLKREYGPALFCVDEGLFEFRSSIYLDQ; encoded by the coding sequence ATGATGATTGAAGTTGAAAAAAGCCCCGATTTTTTCGGCTTTGAAAAAGGTCTTCCGGTTGCCTGTCTGGTTTCCGGAGGGATCGATTCAATGGTCCTTTTGGAACTGCTCGCCCGAAAACAAAAAGAGGTCGCCAAGGACGCCGTCCCTTTTTTTCCTCTGACGGTGATTCACTTCAATCACCATTTGCGGGGGGCCGAATCGGACCGCGACGAACAGTTTGTCCAGGCGGAGGCCGCCAAACGGGGATTACCGGTTATCGTCCGCCATCTTCCCGTCAAAAAAGGAAGCGGCATCCAGAACCGCGCCCGCGAAATGCGTCTGAAGGCGGTCAAAAGCATTTCTGCGGAGACGGCCACCCGCTGTTTTTTTCTGGCCCATCAGGCGGACGATCAGGCGGAAACGGTGGTCATGCGCTATCTGCGCGGAGCAGGCCTCCGGGGCCTCAAGGGAATGGAAAGGGAGAGTCGGATCGAGGGAGGCATCCTGCTTGTCCGCCCCCTCCTTTTCACGCCGCGGAAGGCGATTGAGGCCTTTGCCCGCCGCGAAGGAGTTTCCTTTGTCACCGATTCGTCCAACAAAAAAAACAGATACTGGCGCAACCGCATCCGGCATCAACTCATTCCCGAACTCAAAAAGGGGTATCCGGAACTGCTCGAGACGGTATCGGACAATTGCCAAAGGTCGCAGGAGCAATTCCGTTTAGCCGCTTCGGAGGCAGAGGCCTTTTTGAAAACCTATATAGCTCCGGCCCTGTCGGTGGCTCCGGCCCTGCCGGGCCGAGGCGGCTTGCCGCGTGGCGGCTTGCCGGTCGGCCGCTATTTGAACCTTTCCCCCGAGGCCCGCTTTCTGGTTCTGGAAAAAAAGTTGCGCGAAGCCGGCTTCGGCAAAGAGGTGCAGAAACACCATATCGAGGAGATCGAGGCCCTCTTAATGAAGGGAAAAGGGCTTAAACGGGAATATGGCCCGGCTCTCTTTTGCGTGGATGAAGGGTTATTTGAATTTCGTTCCTCAATTTATCTCGATCAGTAA
- a CDS encoding serine/threonine protein kinase, producing the protein MPDDPAKLGDYLILERIAHGGMAHIYKAKTVDPNGIERLVVIKRILPHISSDPEYVEMLIDEAKIAVHFTHGNIAQIYDLGKVGDDYFIVMEYVDGKTLGQIAREMRERKRLIPLEAIAYCMAELCRALDYIHRKRGEDGKPLGVVHRDISPQNIIVSYSGTVKLIDFGVAKAEEKSSHTESGVLKGKFAYMSPEQAGGEGVDRRSDIFSAGILLWELLTQERLFKRKTNMETIKAVRKAKFDPPSKYRKDIPSALEKILDKALERKPSRRYQNASEMADDLLRFLFSYRPDFKPLNIAEFLYRTFGPEADEEGLPPELPELAIKREEKMAQEAEEGEEKTEVDRIANLLARFNIRSLLRRLRLVSLRAWFYTAGGITGIILLATAGILIFRLTAVGTLIVKVAPSDAQLALDGKEVKPPTDPYELRLKSGKAFDLSVTHNGFLPFETVVRLGRRETRHLAINLVKEVPPFGNLFVASTPPGAVIYLDELQWNQKTPAEISELKNGKEYRVGLFLDGHEFREEKVKIRGGETVRLDLSLTPIFGLLEILSSPEGANVIIDGQVVGKTPHKLGRLKADESIAFRVELEGYEPQEGAVVVGAGEKKEAKFELKAVKP; encoded by the coding sequence ATGCCCGACGACCCGGCCAAACTAGGCGACTATCTCATCCTCGAGCGGATCGCCCACGGGGGGATGGCCCATATCTACAAGGCCAAAACGGTCGATCCCAACGGCATCGAACGGCTGGTGGTCATCAAACGGATCCTTCCGCATATCTCCTCCGATCCCGAATATGTCGAAATGCTGATCGACGAGGCCAAGATCGCCGTCCACTTTACACATGGCAATATCGCGCAGATCTACGACCTCGGCAAGGTCGGCGACGACTATTTCATCGTCATGGAATACGTGGACGGAAAAACGCTGGGGCAGATTGCCCGCGAGATGCGCGAGCGAAAAAGGCTTATTCCCCTGGAGGCGATTGCCTATTGCATGGCGGAGCTCTGCCGGGCGCTCGACTACATCCACCGGAAAAGGGGAGAGGACGGCAAACCGCTCGGAGTGGTCCACCGCGACATCTCGCCGCAAAACATCATCGTCTCCTATTCGGGCACGGTGAAACTGATCGACTTCGGCGTGGCCAAGGCGGAGGAAAAATCAAGCCACACCGAGTCGGGGGTGCTGAAGGGAAAATTCGCCTACATGTCTCCCGAACAGGCGGGAGGGGAGGGGGTCGACCGGCGGTCCGACATTTTTTCGGCGGGGATTCTCCTGTGGGAACTTTTGACGCAGGAACGCCTCTTCAAGCGAAAAACCAACATGGAGACGATCAAGGCGGTTCGGAAGGCGAAATTCGATCCCCCCTCCAAATATCGAAAGGATATCCCATCAGCGCTGGAAAAAATTCTGGACAAGGCGTTGGAACGGAAACCGTCCCGCCGCTACCAGAACGCCTCCGAAATGGCGGACGATCTTTTGCGCTTTCTCTTCTCTTATCGTCCCGACTTCAAGCCGCTGAATATCGCCGAATTTCTCTACCGCACTTTTGGGCCGGAGGCGGACGAAGAGGGGCTTCCGCCTGAACTTCCGGAACTGGCGATAAAAAGGGAAGAGAAAATGGCGCAAGAGGCGGAGGAAGGGGAGGAAAAAACGGAGGTCGACCGGATCGCCAACCTTTTGGCGCGTTTCAACATCAGGTCGCTTCTTCGCCGCCTCCGGCTTGTCTCCCTGCGCGCGTGGTTTTATACCGCCGGCGGAATTACAGGCATCATTCTTTTGGCGACTGCCGGCATTTTGATTTTCAGGCTCACCGCCGTTGGAACCTTGATTGTCAAGGTTGCGCCGTCCGATGCCCAACTCGCTCTCGACGGCAAGGAGGTCAAACCCCCGACCGACCCTTATGAACTGCGGCTCAAGTCGGGAAAGGCATTCGACCTGTCGGTGACGCACAACGGTTTTCTCCCCTTCGAGACGGTAGTGAGACTGGGGCGGCGCGAAACCCGCCATCTGGCGATAAACCTTGTGAAAGAGGTCCCTCCCTTTGGAAATCTTTTTGTTGCATCAACGCCGCCAGGCGCCGTCATCTATCTGGACGAATTGCAATGGAACCAAAAGACCCCCGCGGAGATTTCGGAACTGAAAAACGGCAAAGAATACCGCGTCGGCCTTTTTTTGGACGGCCATGAATTCAGGGAAGAGAAAGTGAAAATCAGGGGGGGGGAGACCGTTCGGCTGGATTTATCCCTGACCCCCATCTTCGGCTTGCTGGAAATTCTGTCGTCACCCGAGGGGGCAAATGTTATAATCGATGGCCAGGTGGTGGGAAAAACGCCGCATAAATTGGGCCGGCTTAAAGCCGACGAATCGATTGCATTTCGTGTAGAGCTGGAAGGATATGAACCTCAAGAAGGCGCCGTGGTTGTCGGGGCGGGCGAAAAAAAAGAGGCGAAGTTTGAATTAAAGGCGGTCAAACCATGA
- a CDS encoding GGDEF domain-containing protein — MNNPEKTEIRKLDEIKVESDKKPHLTFLLGPRMGELHALDKEETTVGRSPDCGLWIEDSTISRRHFKIEVKKGIARIIDLGSTNGTYVNGVKIEVQILNDSDKIQISKETILEFGYLDETSRLSEKKRYEMGVIDPATGVYNKRYLLDRLREEFSFARRKKRDLSVIMFDVDHFKKINDTYGHLAGDLCLQKLTGLTAKLIRTDDIFARYGGEEFVILMRDTNGQNAVNLAERIRKAVCAQTVEYEGKQIPITISCGIASLKEAHEESQALVAEADKYLYASKEGGRNRVTGECLPNG; from the coding sequence ATGAATAATCCGGAAAAAACCGAAATCCGCAAGCTGGATGAAATCAAGGTTGAAAGCGATAAAAAACCGCATCTGACCTTTTTGCTCGGGCCCCGGATGGGAGAGCTTCATGCGCTCGATAAAGAGGAGACAACCGTCGGGCGTTCGCCCGACTGCGGCCTCTGGATCGAAGACTCGACCATCTCCCGCCGCCATTTCAAAATCGAGGTGAAAAAGGGGATCGCCCGCATCATTGATCTCGGCTCCACCAACGGCACCTATGTCAACGGGGTGAAAATCGAGGTCCAGATCTTGAACGACAGCGACAAAATCCAGATTTCGAAGGAGACGATTCTGGAATTCGGCTACTTGGACGAGACCAGCCGGCTCTCCGAAAAAAAGCGCTACGAGATGGGGGTGATCGATCCCGCAACCGGCGTCTACAACAAGCGCTACCTGCTCGACCGTCTGCGGGAGGAGTTCTCGTTCGCGCGGCGAAAAAAACGCGACCTCTCGGTCATCATGTTCGATGTCGACCATTTCAAAAAAATCAACGACACATACGGCCATCTGGCGGGGGATCTCTGCCTCCAAAAACTGACGGGGCTGACGGCCAAATTGATCCGGACCGACGACATCTTTGCCCGCTACGGCGGCGAGGAATTCGTCATTTTAATGCGTGACACCAACGGACAAAACGCCGTCAATCTGGCTGAACGGATCAGGAAGGCGGTTTGCGCGCAAACCGTGGAATACGAGGGGAAACAGATCCCCATCACCATCTCCTGCGGCATCGCCTCGCTAAAAGAGGCCCATGAGGAATCTCAAGCCCTGGTTGCCGAGGCGGATAAATATTTGTACGCGTCGAAGGAAGGGGGAAGAAATCGTGTGACGGGGGAGTGTCTGCCGAACGGATGA
- the mtgA gene encoding monofunctional biosynthetic peptidoglycan transglycosylase — MFFPFRLLWKLIKLFLYVIVGLALFIAFFFISLPNVSYLRHHNPKTTAFMERYLDKIKDKGEEPVLDIHWVPYAQISQNLKKAVLISEDDAFFEHKGFDWKQIRESIRRNWRDKKFTRGGSTITQQLVKNLYLAPNKNPLRKIREWIITWQMEKTLTKQRIFELYLNVVEWGPGVYGADAAARYYFGKGCRSLGPSESAFLSAILPNPVRYGAKRNSKRVAWKTNWILKRMHVPPPTEEQEASAEKTSRKHEEPPPMEAIPNGDVPDEEAPLYDY, encoded by the coding sequence ATGTTCTTTCCGTTCAGGCTCCTTTGGAAACTCATCAAATTATTTCTCTACGTCATTGTGGGTCTGGCTCTTTTCATCGCCTTCTTTTTTATCTCCCTTCCGAACGTTTCATATCTCCGTCATCACAATCCGAAGACAACCGCCTTTATGGAACGGTATCTCGACAAGATTAAAGACAAGGGGGAAGAGCCTGTTTTGGATATTCACTGGGTTCCCTATGCCCAAATCTCGCAAAATTTAAAGAAAGCCGTTCTGATCTCCGAGGACGACGCCTTTTTCGAGCACAAGGGTTTCGACTGGAAGCAGATCCGCGAATCGATCAGGCGGAACTGGCGGGACAAAAAATTCACCCGCGGCGGCTCCACCATCACCCAGCAGTTGGTGAAGAATCTTTATCTGGCCCCGAACAAGAATCCGCTCCGGAAGATTCGCGAATGGATCATCACCTGGCAGATGGAAAAAACGCTGACAAAGCAGAGGATATTCGAGCTGTATCTGAACGTCGTCGAATGGGGGCCGGGGGTTTACGGGGCCGATGCGGCCGCAAGGTATTATTTCGGCAAAGGTTGCCGGTCGCTTGGCCCCTCCGAGTCCGCCTTTCTTTCGGCCATTCTGCCGAACCCCGTCCGTTATGGGGCCAAAAGGAATTCAAAACGGGTTGCGTGGAAGACAAACTGGATTTTAAAGAGAATGCATGTCCCCCCTCCCACCGAGGAGCAGGAGGCGTCCGCCGAGAAGACTTCCCGCAAACATGAAGAACCCCCGCCGATGGAGGCGATCCCGAACGGGGATGTGCCCGACGAAGAGGCGCCTTTGTATGACTATTGA
- a CDS encoding response regulator, translating into MQKNLLIIDHNDNHYDLLRQSLSESAVKFRVIRAATAEVGRKLLKSRRFDLILTECDDDGGTADAGSSEEWVPLVKRMAHGAPVVVLTSKSDQKRAVSAMKMGADDYIVKSREALKSLPQTLVKTIESKKTKPPATEGPTPFSGINLLARNLKTITTLINNPSQGWAQSKKHFKQLHVIEKEIRNIKDMLKNFVS; encoded by the coding sequence ATGCAAAAAAATCTACTCATTATCGACCACAACGACAACCACTATGACCTCTTGCGCCAGTCGCTCTCGGAATCGGCGGTAAAGTTTCGGGTGATCCGCGCCGCAACGGCCGAGGTGGGGCGGAAACTGCTTAAAAGCCGCCGGTTCGATCTGATTTTAACCGAGTGCGACGACGACGGCGGCACTGCCGACGCCGGTTCTTCGGAAGAATGGGTCCCTCTGGTCAAACGGATGGCGCATGGGGCGCCAGTGGTGGTGCTGACCTCGAAGAGCGACCAGAAACGGGCGGTATCGGCCATGAAGATGGGGGCCGACGACTACATCGTCAAAAGCCGGGAGGCGCTCAAGTCGCTTCCGCAAACACTCGTAAAAACCATTGAATCGAAGAAGACCAAACCACCCGCCACGGAGGGACCCACCCCGTTTTCGGGCATCAATTTACTGGCGCGCAATCTGAAGACCATCACCACCCTGATCAACAACCCTTCGCAGGGATGGGCGCAGTCGAAAAAACACTTCAAACAACTTCATGTGATCGAAAAGGAAATCCGGAATATAAAAGACATGTTGAAGAATTTTGTGTCTTAA